CTTCTTTTCCGTAAGAGTTTCTGATAAGCCTGCCGACAACGACCACAACTTTGGCCATGGAAAGGTGGAAAACCTATCGGCCTTCTTAGAAACTATTCTGCTGTTGATTACCTGCGTTTGGATTATCTATGAGGCCATTCATCGATTGGTTACAGGAAATACCGTTATCGAAATTAACGTTTGGAGTTTTGTTGTGGTGCTAACCTCTATTGCCATTGACTTTACTCGGTCGAGGGCACTTCTTAAGGTGGCCAAGGAGACCAATAGCCAAGCGCTAGAAGCCGACGCCCTACACTTCTCCACCGATATATGGAGCTCCACGGTGGTTCTATTTGGCCTAATCTTTGCCAGCTTTGGCATCTACCTTGCCGACCCCATTGCCGCTTTAGCGGTGGCCGCCATTGTAATCTACATTTCAGTTAGGCTTGGGAAGAAGTCGATTGAAGTGCTTCTCGATAAGGTGCCGGAGGAGACAAGGCGAAAAGTGGAGGGAATTATGGCAAAGGTTTCTGAAATCACCGCCTTTCACGACTTAAAGGTAAGAACTTCTGGCGCTGATACGTTTGTGGAGGTAAATATTCATGTCGACCCCGAACTTTCGATTGGTGAAGCGCATATGATTACCGACAAGATTGAAGATGATATCCGCGAGGCCATCCCGCGGTGTGAGGTGCATGTTCATGCTGAACCGGAAGAACTCCATGTATTCGCCACCAACATTAACAGGACAATGACTACTCAGGCCAAATCAATCTTCACCAAGAAAAAGTTGGCCAATCGATTGCACAAGAATTGATAAAAGAGAAGCCGCTACCTGATTTTTAGTGGAGCGAGAACGGCGGAGATAATCTCTTTGTAGCTATCGCCATAGTGATGGCCTCCCTTCAGAATCAAGATCTGTGCACCCAGTTTACGAAACAGCTCCTGATCCTGCTCCTCATCTTCGTCGGAGCCGTATATGCATATCTTTGGCACATAGCTCATCTTCTTCACCTCAGGCGCCACATCGTAACCACTCTCCATATCGAGGTTGAGCATGCTGCTGATGGTAACCTCAAAATCGGTTTTATCGTCAGGGGAGAGCATGGCCACCATAACTAACCTGCTTTTTAAACTTGGCGAAAGCCGATTAGCCACAAATGGAACTACATCTGCCCCAAAGGAGTAACCCATGAGCAAAATCTTTTCGCGCCCAAACTTTTTGGAGAAGAACAGCAGCAATTTTTCTGCGGCAGCAGCCGTCTCCTCCGGTGTTTTCTTCTCCCAAAAATACTTCTGCGTATCAAGCCCAACCGATGGAATTCCACGACTAGCCAGCTCGTTGGCCAGCGATTGGTCAAAATCGGTCCAGCCGCCATCGCCAGAAATAAGCAAGGCCATCAAAGGGCTACTCCCCTTAGTAGCATCTGTTTCCAAGAATGGAAGATCGGCAATCTCCGAGGCAGCAATGTTCGGCTCGGATGGCTGCACTGAACCACCAAAGGGTTTTGCCGCTTGAATACGCTGAACTGAGCTGAGCAGCACCTTTTCCCAATCCATTACTTCGCCAACCTTTTCGGGAACGCTCACATCGGCGTTTTCCATACCCTTAAAGAACTTTTGACACGCCGCAATTTCTCCATCCTTCTCCTTCCCAAAAGGGATCACCACAAAAGGTGCCAGCAACTTTGCAGAGGCCATCACCGATACTTTGCTATGCTTTGCATTCAGCAACGATTGTAGTCCCGATCCTCTACAAAACTTCTTGTTAAGATCAATGGTGGAAGAAAAACCTAGCGCAACACCACCCTTGAATGTATTGGCTGGAGCCTGGGCTATTAATGCATAAGTTAGCGTAGCACCCGCCTCCCTTCCAATCAAAATTGGCTTATGATACGTTTTTAATCCAAACTTTTTCTGAATGTATATGCTCAGATTTTCAAAGTCTGATGCAGGATAGAGACATTTGCTCTTCGACTCCACAAATAGCGTCATCAGGTGGCGCAGGTCAACGCACACCACCATTAAGTGCTGGTCGGTTATCCGTTTGGCAATTGCATCCATTTCACTTGTCCATCCACCCTTATCCGAAATAATTATGGCAACGCCCGCGGGATTTGCACCAGGATTCAACACTACAACTCTTCCAAATGGCTTATAAACAAGTGTATCGGCTTTACTCCAAGCATAACCCGAAATTGTTATAAAAACAAAGGCGATAAGTGCTAAATACCTCTTCATGGTGACCAAATATTACTGTTTAAAAACCCTAGACAAGGCAACTGGCGATTGGAGTAAGTCGTAGCCATGCTCATACACCAAATATCTATTTTGCCACTCTGGGAAGAACTTCTCCTTAAAATTTCGAAGTCCTTTATATCTTGAAAACACTCGTATCTCCTCGTATGCAAACCGCATGGTTCGTTCGGAAATATCCTTGGCGCGATCCAGTCCCGACATTGGCGCAAGGCCCATGTTCACATACTTATATCCCGAATCTTTAAAGTGAAAAAAAAGATTAACCAAAAGAAACTCCAAGGTGTCATCAGGGGCATCGGATGTCCTGCGGATTAGGTCATAGGTTGCTTCTTCTGGAACATAATCAGGGATAATATTGGCAAAAGCGATAACCTTCTCCTCTGCATTTTCGATGGTCACTACGGTTTGATTTTTCAACGTATCACTGTTAAACTTTCCTTGGGCAAATACCATTTCGGTATACCCTTGGTCGGCAAGCCAGTCGTCCGATACGGCCTTCAACTTTTGCATTAGTCCTGCCTTAAGTGGTGGTTGATACACCTTGAAACTCCACCCTGCATCATTCATGCGATTAATTGCACTCCTCATCGATCGTCTCGATCGACCTTCAATTGTAAATTCATCCAGTGCGACCACGGCCTCCTGCCCAATTAGCATGGCCTTTTTATGAATACTCCGGTAGGTCTCCAAGTACTCCTCCGGCACGCGATAAAACAGTGGCATAAGTCCATTTTGGTAGCAGAACCTATCGAACTCATGGACGGCCATCTTCATATCCTCCCTTGATTGGCACACCGGATTTTCGAGCACTACGGCGTAATTCCCGGTAATGCGGTAGGCAATAAACCCATCAACCGAAGTGGTAAAGTAGAAAAGCTTATCGGTTGAATATTTGAAGTAGTCAAGTGAGGAATTTCCAAAGCGATGCACCATACCTGTTGCCCGAGACAGTGCCTCTTCCTCCTTTTCATCCCTGAACACATAAGGGCGAAATAGGGTATAAACCAGAAAGGCAATTGAACTAATACCGGCAAAGTTGATGGATAGAAGAAAGTTTCTGGCAAACTTATCATGGGCGATCAAGTCGGGAGGGTTTTGCAGAAAAAATCCCTGCACGGTATAGTAAGCCGATTGGCTCAAACTAAAATCATGATGAAAATGCTTCTTATCGAGGTAGTAGAATCCCACAATTCCGTAGAGCATAACCACCGCCGCCGAGAACAGGGCTGTCTTGACTCCTAGAATTCGCAGCGAGGGATTGCTACGAACATAATACTGCTTTCGGGTTAACCACAGCGACAGCACAAGAAGCATGGCAAACATTGCCTCCTCATAATCGATAGCCTTGGTGAGGTTGGCGGCAATGGAAACGATGGCCAGCACCATGGCCACATTCCAAGTTATGCGCAATCCCTTTAGCAGAAAGGCTGAGGTGGCTAGCAAGAATATTCCGGACGCAAGGGTAAAGTAAACCGATGCATTGATGGCGGACATGGGTAAAAAATCTCGGATAAGTGCAAAACGCTCTGGAATGGCAGGTGTAACAGCCGACACAATGTTTATCACACCCAAAAAGAAAGTTAGAAGCGATGGTACTACTCGAAGAACGAGACTATTGCGAACAAGCACAAAGCTGAGGGCACCTCCAATTAGCGGGAGCCAAAACTCGAAGAACCGGTAAAGGAATGTTATTGAAACAGCCTCCATGGTGGAAAAGCCAAACCGGGTGAGGATAAAAGCTAACGAGAGTTCTATGGCTCCAAGACCTCGGAGAAATGGCGAGAGGAGGAGAAAAAGTATGGATACGATGTAGCCGATTATTGCAGCCTCCCAGCTACCTACAAAACCCAATGCCTTCATGGCAATCCATAGGTGACCTATTCCGCAAAACTCAATAAAGACAGAGGTGATGATGGTTAAGATAAACGACTTTACCTTGAACGACTGAGCCTGTACCTCCTCAATAACCGACGCAAACTGAGGACTAAACCGAACAATGATTCGATACACCACACGTCCCTTAATGGCCGATCGAAAAATCCAATATAAGAGGGCAACAAAGGCGACTATTCCAGTAAATGCATACACCTCCCCGCTCGAAAGATTTTTAGTAATAGCAAGGTAGAGGAGGCTGGGAATAGCCACTAAAATAACGGAGACAATTCCTACGATAGCATAGATGCTCGAGGCAATGTGAATCTGCGTTTTAGAAATATTCTGCTTTTCAATGGGCTTGGTAAAAAAGGCCAACGAGGAGATACCTCCTGCCGGCAAAAAAATGCTAATAAAATTTCGTTTAAGGAAAAGAAGTATGGCGTTTCGAAACCCAATTTTACAGCCCAGCGATCGAAAACTGAAGACATACATCAATGCCTGCAACAAAACATAGGTCAAGGTTATTACCAGCCCTAGGAGTACCCAAGATGCACTTGCGTTGGTTAGAGCACTCTTGATATTCTGAAATTCCGCACCCTGGTGAAGGAAAAAGTATATGGCCACCGAAAGGAAAAATGCAGCAATGATAAACTGAATGAGCATTTTTCGATTTTCAGAAATCAACTTCTGAAAGCCAAGCTGGGCTGTCAATCTCTTTAATACATGGCTGTGCTGCATAGATTATCAGTTAGGCGCATTTGTAAACAGAAAAAAGAACGTAAAGTTAGAAAGAAGCCCTAATCACTAGGCATCGTTTGCATAATTTAACGTTCCCGACTCATCCTTCTTTATTCCACAATATATCAATTTTTATCAGGCAAAGCAAGCATTGCTAAGTGCCTATCAAAAGAAACATCATCCTTTTCTATCCATGCTTCAACGCCATGAGAATAAAAATAGAATTCAATTGCAGCAACCTGATTCGGCCAATTAAAATTATATTGAATAGAAAAAAGAAAAGGTAATTTGGTCATCCTATTCATTCATTCGCTATTTTAGAGGGAAAATTATATTGATCCTTGTCATGAATTGCCACAATGTTAAATACGATAAAAATCGACCTAAACATTTATAACTAGTTCAAAAAACAAACTTTATGAAAAAAGGATTACTGCTTGGCCTAATGGGGACCCTACTCTTTCCCTTGGCTGCATCTGCCAGTGAGGCCGACCTAAAGATCCCCGAGCTGAGTGCAGGGCAAAACCATCTCTTAATGATCGGCATTCTGGTGTGCATTCTTGGTTTTGTCTTCGGAATATACCAGTTTTTGAAAGTAAGAAGAATAAAGGCACACTCTTCAATGCTTGAAGTTGGCCAAATTATCTTCGAAACCTGCAAAACCTATCTTTTGCAGCAGGGCAAGTTTTTAATTCTTCTTTTCACCTTTATTGCCCTATTTATTTCGTTCTACTTTGGAGGGCTCCAGAGCACCTCATTTGGAGGTGTAATGCTCATCCTCATGTGGACGGTAATTGGGGTATTGGGCTCCTATGGTGTTGCATGGTTTGGAATTCGCATGAATACCCTCGCCAACAGCCGCATGGCCTTCGCCTCCCTCGAGCGCAAACCACTCAAACTCCTCAACATTCCGTTGGATGCAGGTATGAGCATTGGTGTGGTGCTCATTTCGGTGGAGCTCATTATGATGCTTACCATACTGATATTTGTTCCTCGGGAGTATGCCGGTGCCAGCTTTATTGGCTTTGCCATTGGTGAATCGCTTGGAGCCAGCGCCCTTCGTATTGCAGGAGGTATCTTCACCAAGATTGCTGATATTGGTTCGGACCTGATGAAGATTGCCTTCAACATTAAGGAGGACGACCCGCGCAACCCCGGCGTTATTGCCGACTGCACTGGTGACAATGCTGGTGACAGCGTTGGACCAACCGCCGATGGTTTTGAAACCTATGGTGTTACCGGCGTAGCTCTCATCTCCTTCATCGTTCTTTCGGTTACCAGCATTCAATACCAAACGGAGCTGCTCACCTGGATCTTCGCCATGCGTATCCTCATGATTGGCACCTCCATTTTTTCGTTCTGGATTAACAGATACATCAGCAACCTCCGCTATAGCACCAAGGATGATATCGACTTTGAGCGACCACTCACCAACCTCATTTGGATCACCTCCATTATGTCTATCCTAGTTACTTACGCCATCAGCTACATTCTAATTGGTCCAGGAACTGTTCTTGGAACCGATGATTCCAGCTTATGGCTCGTACTCTCCTCGATCATCAGCTGTGGAACATTAGGTGCTGCGCTTATTCCGGAGTTCACCAAAATTTTCACCAGTCCAAAGTCGAAGCACGTGAACGAGGTTGTTCAAGCTTCCCGCGAAGGTGGAGCATCTCTCAACATTCTCTCGGGTTTGGTTGCCGGTAACTTCAGCGCCTTCTGGATGGGCATGGTATTCTTTGTGCTTATGTTCCTAGCCTACTTCTTTAGCCAATTTGGTCTACATGCCATTATGGGCTACGAAACCATCTTTGCATTTGGTTTAGTGGCCTTCGGATTCTTGGGCATGGGACCAGTTACAATTGCAGTAGATAGCTACGGACCGGTTACCGATAATGCACAATCGGTGTATGAACTTTCGCTCATTGAGGGAAGACCAAATGTTGCTGCCGAAATTGAAAAGGATTTTGGGTTTAAACCCGATTTTGAAAAGGCAAAGCACTACCTCGAAGCCAACGATGGTGCCGGGAATACCTTTAAGGCAACCGCTAAGCCTGTTCTTATCGGAACGGCGGTTGTAGGTGCCACCACCATGATATTCTCGCTAATTCTGGTGATCAAAAACACCCTTGGTATTCAGCCCGAGATGGTGCTTAACCTGCTCAATCCATGGTCGATCCTTGGATTTATTGCCGGTGGTGCAGTTATTTACTGGTTTACCGGTGCATCAATCCAGGCCGTTTCTACCGGAGCTTACCGTGCCGTAGAGTATATTAAGCAGCACATTAACCTCGATCCCGGAGCCAGCGCATCGGCCAGCACCGAGAACTCCAAGGAGGTGGTGAAGATCTGCACCCAGTATGCGCAAAAGGGGATGATCAACATCTTTATTGCCATATTCTCGTTTGCCATTGCCTTCTCGTTTATGTCGGCTCCTTCCGGAACGGGTGATCCGGTTAAGGCAGCATCGGTATCTCTATTCATCAGCTACCTCATCTCCATTGCCGTATTTGGATTGTTCCAGGCCATCTTTATGGCTAACGCTGGTGGTGCCTGGGATAATGCCAAGAAGGTGGTAGAGGTAGACCTTCAGGAGAAGGGAACCCCTCTCCATGAGGCAACCGTTGTAGGCGATACCGTTGGTGACCCATTTAAGGACACCTCCTCCGTTTCGCTCAACCCCATTATCAAGTTCACCACGCTGTTTGGTCTGCTTGCCATGGAGATTGCCATTTCGGAGCGCTTCCGCGACATTGCTCCATACGTAGGCGTAATATTCCTAATTATCGCGCTGGTATTTGTGTGGAGGTCGTTCTACAGCATGCGAATTCCTAAAAAGTAAGATAGTTCTTGCACTAATTTGAAGAGGGATGCCTGTTGAGCGTCCCTCTTTTTTGCCCAGCCATTAAAAACCTTTTTGATTGTTTTTAAATAGCAGAAGATGAGTGGCATAAGCGATTTGCGGGTTAATAATATTTCGTTGAATTTTCTACTAATTCTCCATCAATCCAATCCTCTGTGTACCATATCTTTTTTGATTTTCTGGTTTCACTACTTGAATATTTAGTCATCTTCCCATGTCTTTTCCCATATCGATACATTTCGGTGTAATTAACTACATTTCCTATTTCATCAGAATAATGCCCATTAGCCGACCAATAATGGGTTTGCAAACCATGTAAATGACCATTGTAGTAGTTCTCAATACTTGTCAGAATATATTCTTCTGAAGAATAGTAATTCGCTTCGAACCTTCCATAGTACTTCCACTTACCATGCTTATTACCATCTACGTATAGACCTTCAGCAATAACTTCACCGTACTTATCGTAATACTTACAACTGCCATGATAATTACCGTTAAACAATTTTGAAGTTACGATTCTTTCTCTACCGTTCATTTCTTGTACTGGTTCAGTCTTAATATTTTCGTCAATAACTGTTAAATCAAAAGGATTACCATTTTTGTAATTTATAGTTTTATATATTTTCCCCTCAGGGGTATAGTATTTGCAGATACCATCTAAATAACCATATTTAAATCTCCCATTCACATAGATTCTATCATTATAGTATATTGAAAAACTACCATTAAATACACCATATAGTTTTTCTTCACCTAAACTACCATCTAAAAAACCATTAGTAACGATTTTATCTTTACCAACTTTAATATCCATTGAATAAGATTCATAATATTCTTTTTGAGTGTTAAAATGATTAGTTATTAATAGAATAGAATCATAGTTTATAGAATTATCAAATTTGCAATAGAATGCTATCTGTTTGTCTTTTGCAAACCACTCTCCTCTCATGATACCATTTTCCACAAGACCTTTTGATTTGGCAATCCCATTTTCATCAAACAGTTCATGCATACCTGTCTTGAGGTAAATTGTATCACCCCCAACTATTTCAAATGAATCTTTTCGAATGAAGTAAATTTCATAAGGGATTTTCTCCCCATGGGCATTGTATTGATAAGTAATAACTCGTTTAATATTGGGATTATAAGTAAACTTTGAGTATAGATTGACATTGAAGAATTGAGAAGCCATAATTAAAATAGGGAAACTTAGCATTATTAATGAAGAAATCAGTTTGGAAAACTTTAATTGAAGTGCTTTAAACAAAAAAAGGTAGATAACTATTGAAATTGGTATTATTAAGAGAATTGAAATGTAAGAATTATCAAGACTACCTAAGTAAATTCCCATTGCAACTAAATATATTAATGAAGCAATACTGATGTATTGTGCAATCTTGTCTTTGGGAAATGCTTTATTTTCAGAATTTTTAATTTCTAGATTGGAATCGTTCACCCCTTCTGTATTTAACACCTCATTCTCTTGATTTGACCCATCTTTTAAAATTGACGATTCTTCAGAATGAAGAAATTTCGCTTTTGATAGAACTTTCTTTTTCAGGGTCTGAAATTCATCTTCACTTATAGCTCCTTGGTCTAAAAGTTTCTTAAGTCTATTAATTTCTTCTGCTGAGTTCATATTTATTTAATTTAAATGCATTAATAATATTCAAATTAGTCCCTTCTTTAGGATTTATCTTTCTTTTTCATCGAACCCCAACCTGCAACGTAAAGGCCATTACCATCGTCATAGATAATCATATTGGTAAATGCTCTTGCCACCAGCGAATTATCACCATAACTACCTCCGGCTTTATCAAAATTGATATTTCTATATTTGCCGGTAGCGTTTGTATAACCTTGAACAGGACTTAGTGAAAATGTGCCACTTTCATCTGGTTGTGAAGACCATGATGGTTCATCATCGGTATAAGCAGTTTGCATCCACCCCTTGAAGTTCGTTCCAACTATTTGTAACTTATAGTGAGTATATACGCCATCTTCATGGTCGTAACCAACCCAAGTTCCTTGCATATCTTTTATTACAGCCTGTTCATCCTTAATATCAACTTTAAAAAATGAGCCAAAAATAGCCAACATTACAACTATTATTACTATAGCTCCACAGCCAATCTTTTTCATTCTTTTAAATATTAATTTTCATCAGGAGAACCACCATATATACCAGCATTATTTGGGTCACATGACACATTGAGAGGTGCTAAGGTAGGAGAACCGTCATAAGATGATGGATAATACACACAATAATCATTAACACCATTACTACTCGAGTATTTAATAATTGAATAATTTGTGCCGTCAATTCCGTACTTTTTTACAGCATTTATTACATCTTCTGGAATATTGCCATTAATTAATTGCCAAGTACCTGAAAAATGATTTCTATCGACAGTATTTTGCCCAGTCATACGTGTAACCTCACCCGATTCAAAAGTACCATCGCAATTAAGAGTTGTCCCGGTATCATCACTAACACCTTCGGTTATTGGACTTGGAATGCTACTTGTATATCTTTTCCCACAAATGTCTCGCTTTTTGACATTTGAGAAATTACTACATGACATCATTAAAATTGTTAAGATGAATAAAGTTGTAATTTTCTTCATGACTTATTATTTTAGAAAAATACCTATTGTTACAATTGCCATTATCACTCTATTGACAATGGGTTATAGTTCCACATTAGCCTCCTTTGATAAGTTCGGGAGAAGCCTGATTACACGTCATATCCAGAAGTAATGCTCTTTTACCAGAACCTCTTCCTTGCAGCAGGGTTAAGGTTTACTATTTTTACGCTAGCAACAGTCCGATTGGCACGGATAAGGACATCTATACCCGATTTCGTAATATTAAATTGATATTTCATATCTAACAGCCAGACTAAAACCATTCGCAGTGAATTCCTTAGCATTATTTTTTAGAATCTCATGAGCAGTCAGAATATGCTTCAAATCAAAGATTTTTAGCAGTATTACAATTGCTTTATTATCATTATCAAAATTAATGCCTAGGATGCGAATCTTTTGATCATCCAAATCATTCATTAAATCAAGTACATTCATAATTCTTAAGTTTTTAAAGTTGTAATTGCAGAACCATAATTAATCATTGTATGAAGTCGTCAAATTGTTTTTGGGCAGAGCCTAAAAAATATTATCCAATACGTAGGTCTTTCCTGAGATTGGGTTATAAATAGCGAATTCAATTGTTCCTCCTGTGAGTAAATTGGTATTCTTTCAACATCTAATCGAGTACCCAACCATTCAACAACTTTATTAATATTGTTAACATTATTACTCTTAACGAAAAATCTATCTATTGT
The Williamwhitmania sp. DNA segment above includes these coding regions:
- a CDS encoding cation diffusion facilitator family transporter, producing MEKKKMRVAFISVLAAIFLTTFKIVIGVLTGSLGILSEALHSTLDLVAAVITFFSVRVSDKPADNDHNFGHGKVENLSAFLETILLLITCVWIIYEAIHRLVTGNTVIEINVWSFVVVLTSIAIDFTRSRALLKVAKETNSQALEADALHFSTDIWSSTVVLFGLIFASFGIYLADPIAALAVAAIVIYISVRLGKKSIEVLLDKVPEETRRKVEGIMAKVSEITAFHDLKVRTSGADTFVEVNIHVDPELSIGEAHMITDKIEDDIREAIPRCEVHVHAEPEELHVFATNINRTMTTQAKSIFTKKKLANRLHKN
- a CDS encoding AcvB/VirJ family lysyl-phosphatidylglycerol hydrolase encodes the protein MKRYLALIAFVFITISGYAWSKADTLVYKPFGRVVVLNPGANPAGVAIIISDKGGWTSEMDAIAKRITDQHLMVVCVDLRHLMTLFVESKSKCLYPASDFENLSIYIQKKFGLKTYHKPILIGREAGATLTYALIAQAPANTFKGGVALGFSSTIDLNKKFCRGSGLQSLLNAKHSKVSVMASAKLLAPFVVIPFGKEKDGEIAACQKFFKGMENADVSVPEKVGEVMDWEKVLLSSVQRIQAAKPFGGSVQPSEPNIAASEIADLPFLETDATKGSSPLMALLISGDGGWTDFDQSLANELASRGIPSVGLDTQKYFWEKKTPEETAAAAEKLLLFFSKKFGREKILLMGYSFGADVVPFVANRLSPSLKSRLVMVAMLSPDDKTDFEVTISSMLNLDMESGYDVAPEVKKMSYVPKICIYGSDEDEEQDQELFRKLGAQILILKGGHHYGDSYKEIISAVLAPLKIR
- a CDS encoding phosphatidylglycerol lysyltransferase domain-containing protein — protein: MQHSHVLKRLTAQLGFQKLISENRKMLIQFIIAAFFLSVAIYFFLHQGAEFQNIKSALTNASASWVLLGLVITLTYVLLQALMYVFSFRSLGCKIGFRNAILLFLKRNFISIFLPAGGISSLAFFTKPIEKQNISKTQIHIASSIYAIVGIVSVILVAIPSLLYLAITKNLSSGEVYAFTGIVAFVALLYWIFRSAIKGRVVYRIIVRFSPQFASVIEEVQAQSFKVKSFILTIITSVFIEFCGIGHLWIAMKALGFVGSWEAAIIGYIVSILFLLLSPFLRGLGAIELSLAFILTRFGFSTMEAVSITFLYRFFEFWLPLIGGALSFVLVRNSLVLRVVPSLLTFFLGVINIVSAVTPAIPERFALIRDFLPMSAINASVYFTLASGIFLLATSAFLLKGLRITWNVAMVLAIVSIAANLTKAIDYEEAMFAMLLVLSLWLTRKQYYVRSNPSLRILGVKTALFSAAVVMLYGIVGFYYLDKKHFHHDFSLSQSAYYTVQGFFLQNPPDLIAHDKFARNFLLSINFAGISSIAFLVYTLFRPYVFRDEKEEEALSRATGMVHRFGNSSLDYFKYSTDKLFYFTTSVDGFIAYRITGNYAVVLENPVCQSREDMKMAVHEFDRFCYQNGLMPLFYRVPEEYLETYRSIHKKAMLIGQEAVVALDEFTIEGRSRRSMRSAINRMNDAGWSFKVYQPPLKAGLMQKLKAVSDDWLADQGYTEMVFAQGKFNSDTLKNQTVVTIENAEEKVIAFANIIPDYVPEEATYDLIRRTSDAPDDTLEFLLVNLFFHFKDSGYKYVNMGLAPMSGLDRAKDISERTMRFAYEEIRVFSRYKGLRNFKEKFFPEWQNRYLVYEHGYDLLQSPVALSRVFKQ
- a CDS encoding sodium-translocating pyrophosphatase, whose amino-acid sequence is MKKGLLLGLMGTLLFPLAASASEADLKIPELSAGQNHLLMIGILVCILGFVFGIYQFLKVRRIKAHSSMLEVGQIIFETCKTYLLQQGKFLILLFTFIALFISFYFGGLQSTSFGGVMLILMWTVIGVLGSYGVAWFGIRMNTLANSRMAFASLERKPLKLLNIPLDAGMSIGVVLISVELIMMLTILIFVPREYAGASFIGFAIGESLGASALRIAGGIFTKIADIGSDLMKIAFNIKEDDPRNPGVIADCTGDNAGDSVGPTADGFETYGVTGVALISFIVLSVTSIQYQTELLTWIFAMRILMIGTSIFSFWINRYISNLRYSTKDDIDFERPLTNLIWITSIMSILVTYAISYILIGPGTVLGTDDSSLWLVLSSIISCGTLGAALIPEFTKIFTSPKSKHVNEVVQASREGGASLNILSGLVAGNFSAFWMGMVFFVLMFLAYFFSQFGLHAIMGYETIFAFGLVAFGFLGMGPVTIAVDSYGPVTDNAQSVYELSLIEGRPNVAAEIEKDFGFKPDFEKAKHYLEANDGAGNTFKATAKPVLIGTAVVGATTMIFSLILVIKNTLGIQPEMVLNLLNPWSILGFIAGGAVIYWFTGASIQAVSTGAYRAVEYIKQHINLDPGASASASTENSKEVVKICTQYAQKGMINIFIAIFSFAIAFSFMSAPSGTGDPVKAASVSLFISYLISIAVFGLFQAIFMANAGGAWDNAKKVVEVDLQEKGTPLHEATVVGDTVGDPFKDTSSVSLNPIIKFTTLFGLLAMEIAISERFRDIAPYVGVIFLIIALVFVWRSFYSMRIPKK
- a CDS encoding SHOCT domain-containing protein; its protein translation is MNSAEEINRLKKLLDQGAISEDEFQTLKKKVLSKAKFLHSEESSILKDGSNQENEVLNTEGVNDSNLEIKNSENKAFPKDKIAQYISIASLIYLVAMGIYLGSLDNSYISILLIIPISIVIYLFLFKALQLKFSKLISSLIMLSFPILIMASQFFNVNLYSKFTYNPNIKRVITYQYNAHGEKIPYEIYFIRKDSFEIVGGDTIYLKTGMHELFDENGIAKSKGLVENGIMRGEWFAKDKQIAFYCKFDNSINYDSILLITNHFNTQKEYYESYSMDIKVGKDKIVTNGFLDGSLGEEKLYGVFNGSFSIYYNDRIYVNGRFKYGYLDGICKYYTPEGKIYKTINYKNGNPFDLTVIDENIKTEPVQEMNGRERIVTSKLFNGNYHGSCKYYDKYGEVIAEGLYVDGNKHGKWKYYGRFEANYYSSEEYILTSIENYYNGHLHGLQTHYWSANGHYSDEIGNVVNYTEMYRYGKRHGKMTKYSSSETRKSKKIWYTEDWIDGELVENSTKYY